A genomic window from Planococcus rifietoensis includes:
- a CDS encoding methionine biosynthesis PLP-dependent protein has translation MTQHSLETRLVQLGNRSDQRTGAVNPPIYLSTAYEHEGLGKSTGYDYTRTKNPTRQLLEEGIANLEGGDAGFACSSGMAAIQLVLSLFRPNDEILLPEDIYGGTYRLLEQYEEKYHIRPVYDSFIDPKTAEAKITDKTKAIFIETPTNPLMQEIDLELYAQLAKRHKLLLIVDNTFLTPFLQQPLAIGADIVLHSATKYIGGHNDVLAGLVAAKGEDLCEQLFNAHNSAGAVLSPLDSWLLIRGLKTLPLRMRQHEANAKELARFLETQETVTDVLYPGKGGMLSFRLREEQWVGTFLENLSLITFAESLGGVESFITYPATQTHADMPVAERTARGVCNRLLRFSVGVEQAEDLIADLSQALAKLEKEVVSHE, from the coding sequence ATGACACAACATAGCTTAGAAACACGCCTGGTACAACTCGGCAACCGCAGCGACCAACGCACCGGGGCGGTCAATCCCCCGATTTATCTTTCTACCGCCTACGAACACGAAGGCCTTGGCAAATCCACAGGCTATGATTATACACGGACGAAAAATCCGACACGCCAGCTTCTCGAAGAAGGGATCGCGAATTTAGAAGGCGGCGACGCAGGCTTTGCCTGCAGTTCTGGAATGGCCGCGATCCAGCTGGTCCTCTCCCTGTTCCGTCCGAACGATGAAATTTTGCTTCCTGAAGATATTTATGGCGGCACCTACCGCCTGCTGGAACAATATGAAGAGAAATACCATATCCGCCCCGTTTACGATTCCTTCATCGATCCGAAAACAGCTGAAGCGAAAATCACTGACAAGACAAAAGCGATTTTCATTGAAACCCCAACCAACCCATTGATGCAGGAGATCGATTTGGAATTGTATGCACAATTGGCGAAACGCCACAAGCTTTTGCTGATCGTCGACAATACCTTTTTGACGCCCTTTCTCCAGCAGCCGCTCGCAATCGGCGCCGATATCGTGCTCCATAGCGCCACCAAATACATCGGCGGCCATAACGATGTGCTTGCTGGGCTAGTCGCCGCAAAAGGCGAGGATTTATGCGAGCAGCTTTTCAACGCCCATAACTCAGCCGGCGCAGTGCTGTCGCCGCTCGATTCCTGGCTGTTGATCCGCGGCTTGAAAACCTTGCCGCTGCGCATGCGCCAGCACGAAGCGAACGCTAAAGAACTCGCCCGTTTTCTGGAAACTCAAGAGACCGTGACAGACGTACTATACCCTGGAAAAGGCGGCATGCTGTCGTTCCGCCTGCGCGAAGAACAATGGGTCGGGACATTTCTCGAGAACCTGTCGCTCATCACATTCGCCGAGAGTCTCGGCGGTGTGGAAAGTTTCATCACGTATCCCGCGACGCAGACCCACGCCGATATGCCGGTCGCAGAACGCACGGCACGCGGCGTCTGTAACCGCCTGCTCCGCTTCTCTGTAGGCGTCGAGCAGGCAGAAGATTTGATCGCTGATTTGTCACAAGCCTTGGCCAAACTGGAAAAGGAGGTCGTTTCCCATGAGTGA